One Clupea harengus chromosome 3, Ch_v2.0.2, whole genome shotgun sequence DNA window includes the following coding sequences:
- the LOC105892470 gene encoding M-phase inducer phosphatase 1-B-like isoform X1, which translates to MAQLLVPSSSSVGLRGAPISPECQPSPMTELTNCFTGLTAFQTGDTPRRCLDLSNISNGSLDEAAALSSPPGGPYLEPPSCSVVVPESPVPRTSRMKRLRSILPRLLCSSPKPPPGGKPATNKENVSPEDSWAGKGRCLMPSLDAQVPGSEETGGMVSPIHLTPPISPHMSPMDAFEGLQEEQGSVNVAMSSSMALLLSDPLMSQHLSLSSEASMSRRPGRRLFRSPSMPSMPERLQRPLLKRPRTSPLTAKPPIKRHRTISAISEHEAEAQSPPASTEGRHLLKKTLSLCEVADQHLGGDVNAEFIGDFTKVHALPIAAGRHQDLKYISVETMCDLLEGRYSCLVESFLVVDCRYPYEYQGGHIKGALNLPNSDDAVEHLLSQQLKAVSPNKRFLLVLHCEFSSERAPRTCRLLRSVDRSRNEYPVLTYPELYILKGGYQDFFHSLKEFCEPQSYCPMLHEDHREELLHCRQISRVSAEDRRRRQHVNRLGKL; encoded by the exons ATGGCGCAGTTACTGGTCCCCAGCTCCTCGTCTGTGGGCCTGAGAGGTGCCCCGATTTCCCCTGAATGCCAGCCTTCCCCCATGACCGAGCTCACCAACTGCTTCACGGGACTCACCGCCTTCCAGACAGG AGACACGCCCCGGCGTTGTCTGGACTTGTCCAACATCAGTAATGGGAGCCTGGATGAGGCTGCAGCTCTGTCTTCTCCACCTGGCGGCCCCTACCTAG AACCACCTTCCTGTTCAGTTGTGGTACCAGAGTCACCCGTTCCCAG GACCAGTCGCATGAAGAGGCTGAGGTCCATCTTG CCCAGATTACTGTGCAGCAGCCCCAAACCTCCGCCCGGTGGAAAACCTGCCACCAACAAAGAGAAT GTGAGTCCTGAAGACTCGTGGGCAGGTAAGGGCAGGTGTTTGATGCCCTCTCTGGATGCCCAGGTGCCCGGCAGTGAGGAGACGGGGGGCATGGTGAGCCCCATTCACCtcactccccccatctctcctcacaTGTCCCCGATGGACGCGTTTGAGGGCCTGCAGGAGGAG CAGGGATCTGTCAATGTGGCCATGTCGTCTAGTATGGCGCTGCTTCTCTCTGACCCCCTCATGAGCCAGCACCTCAGCCTctcctcg GAGGCGTCCATGAGCCGGAGACCGGGCCGCCGTTTGTTCCGCTCGCCGTCCATGCCCTCGATGCCCGAGCGGCTGCAGCGCCCCCTGCTGAAACGCCCCCGCACTTCGCCGCTCACGGCCAAACCACCAATCAAACGCCACCGCACCATCTCCGCCATCTCGGAGCATGAAGCCGAGGCACAGAGCCCGCCTGCCAGCACGGAGGGGAGG cacctacTGAAGAAGACTCTGTCCTTGTGTGAGGTGGCAGATCAGCATCTGGGGGGAGATGTTAATGCTGAATTCATCGGAGATTTCACTaag GTGCATGCTCTACCCATTGCGGCTGGTAGGCATCAGGACCTGAAGTACATCAGTGTGGAGACG ATGTGTGACCTGCTGGAGGGGCGCTACAGCTGTCTGGTGGAGAGCTTCCTGGTGGTGGACTGCCGCTACCCTTATGAGTATCAGGGAGGACATATCAAG GGAGCCTTGAACCTGCCCAACTCTGATGATGCGGTTGAGCACCTTCTCTCTCAGCAGCTGAAAGCAGTCTCCCCCAACAAGAGGTTTCTACTGGTGCTGCACTGCGAGTTCTCCTCAGAAAGAGCTCCTCGCAC atgtCGGCTGTTGCGTAGTGTGGACCGCAGCAGGAACGAGTACCCAGTGCTGACGTATCCTGAGCTCTACATCCTCAAAGGCGGATACCAGGATTTCTTCCACTCCCTCAAA GAGTTCTGCGAGCCCCAGTCCTACTGCCCGATGCTCCATGAGGACCACAGGGAGGAGCTCCTGCACTGCCGCCAGATCAGCCGTGTCTCTGCCGAGGATCGTCGCCGACGGCAACACGTCAACCGCCTGGGCAAACTctga
- the LOC105892470 gene encoding M-phase inducer phosphatase 1-B-like isoform X2 — MAQLLVPSSSSVGLRGAPISPECQPSPMTELTNCFTGLTAFQTGDTPRRCLDLSNISNGSLDEAAALSSPPGGPYLEPPSCSVVVPESPVPRTSRMKRLRSILPRLLCSSPKPPPGGKPATNKENVSPEDSWAGKGRCLMPSLDAQVPGSEETGGMVSPIHLTPPISPHMSPMDAFEGLQEEGSVNVAMSSSMALLLSDPLMSQHLSLSSEASMSRRPGRRLFRSPSMPSMPERLQRPLLKRPRTSPLTAKPPIKRHRTISAISEHEAEAQSPPASTEGRHLLKKTLSLCEVADQHLGGDVNAEFIGDFTKVHALPIAAGRHQDLKYISVETMCDLLEGRYSCLVESFLVVDCRYPYEYQGGHIKGALNLPNSDDAVEHLLSQQLKAVSPNKRFLLVLHCEFSSERAPRTCRLLRSVDRSRNEYPVLTYPELYILKGGYQDFFHSLKEFCEPQSYCPMLHEDHREELLHCRQISRVSAEDRRRRQHVNRLGKL; from the exons ATGGCGCAGTTACTGGTCCCCAGCTCCTCGTCTGTGGGCCTGAGAGGTGCCCCGATTTCCCCTGAATGCCAGCCTTCCCCCATGACCGAGCTCACCAACTGCTTCACGGGACTCACCGCCTTCCAGACAGG AGACACGCCCCGGCGTTGTCTGGACTTGTCCAACATCAGTAATGGGAGCCTGGATGAGGCTGCAGCTCTGTCTTCTCCACCTGGCGGCCCCTACCTAG AACCACCTTCCTGTTCAGTTGTGGTACCAGAGTCACCCGTTCCCAG GACCAGTCGCATGAAGAGGCTGAGGTCCATCTTG CCCAGATTACTGTGCAGCAGCCCCAAACCTCCGCCCGGTGGAAAACCTGCCACCAACAAAGAGAAT GTGAGTCCTGAAGACTCGTGGGCAGGTAAGGGCAGGTGTTTGATGCCCTCTCTGGATGCCCAGGTGCCCGGCAGTGAGGAGACGGGGGGCATGGTGAGCCCCATTCACCtcactccccccatctctcctcacaTGTCCCCGATGGACGCGTTTGAGGGCCTGCAGGAGGAG GGATCTGTCAATGTGGCCATGTCGTCTAGTATGGCGCTGCTTCTCTCTGACCCCCTCATGAGCCAGCACCTCAGCCTctcctcg GAGGCGTCCATGAGCCGGAGACCGGGCCGCCGTTTGTTCCGCTCGCCGTCCATGCCCTCGATGCCCGAGCGGCTGCAGCGCCCCCTGCTGAAACGCCCCCGCACTTCGCCGCTCACGGCCAAACCACCAATCAAACGCCACCGCACCATCTCCGCCATCTCGGAGCATGAAGCCGAGGCACAGAGCCCGCCTGCCAGCACGGAGGGGAGG cacctacTGAAGAAGACTCTGTCCTTGTGTGAGGTGGCAGATCAGCATCTGGGGGGAGATGTTAATGCTGAATTCATCGGAGATTTCACTaag GTGCATGCTCTACCCATTGCGGCTGGTAGGCATCAGGACCTGAAGTACATCAGTGTGGAGACG ATGTGTGACCTGCTGGAGGGGCGCTACAGCTGTCTGGTGGAGAGCTTCCTGGTGGTGGACTGCCGCTACCCTTATGAGTATCAGGGAGGACATATCAAG GGAGCCTTGAACCTGCCCAACTCTGATGATGCGGTTGAGCACCTTCTCTCTCAGCAGCTGAAAGCAGTCTCCCCCAACAAGAGGTTTCTACTGGTGCTGCACTGCGAGTTCTCCTCAGAAAGAGCTCCTCGCAC atgtCGGCTGTTGCGTAGTGTGGACCGCAGCAGGAACGAGTACCCAGTGCTGACGTATCCTGAGCTCTACATCCTCAAAGGCGGATACCAGGATTTCTTCCACTCCCTCAAA GAGTTCTGCGAGCCCCAGTCCTACTGCCCGATGCTCCATGAGGACCACAGGGAGGAGCTCCTGCACTGCCGCCAGATCAGCCGTGTCTCTGCCGAGGATCGTCGCCGACGGCAACACGTCAACCGCCTGGGCAAACTctga